In Columba livia isolate bColLiv1 breed racing homer chromosome 20, bColLiv1.pat.W.v2, whole genome shotgun sequence, a genomic segment contains:
- the VEZF1 gene encoding vascular endothelial zinc finger 1 isoform X6, whose translation MEANWTAFLFQAHEASHHQQQAAQNSLLPLLSSAVEPPDQKPILPLPITQKPQPAPETLKDAIVGIKKEKPKTSFVCTYCSKAFRDSYHLRRHESCHTGIKLVSRPKKTPTTMVPLISTIAGDNSRSSLVSTIAGILSTVTTSSSATNPSSSAGATAMAVTPTVKKPSKPVKKNHACEMCGKAFRDVYHLNRHKLSHSDEKPFECPICNQRFKRKDRMTYHVRSHEGGITKPYTCGVCGKGFSRYHVENPRRAQVLAFHNQEGLSYHSAGLGEPDILEDWPDHLSCHVKHVHSTERPFKCQTCTAAFATKDRLRTHMVRHEGKVSCNICGKLLSAAYITSHLKTHGQSQSINCNTCKQGINKTCMSEETSNQKQQQQQQQQQQQQQQQQQQQQQQQQQQQQQQQQQQQHVTSWPGKQVETLRLWEEAVKARKKDMDFEEPTVTLEWG comes from the exons ATGGAGGCCAACTGGACCGCGTTCCTCTTTCAG GCACACGAAGCCTCACATCACCAacagcaggcagcacagaaCAGTTTGTTGCCTCTCCTGAGCTCTGCTGTTGAGCCACCCGATCAGAAGCCGATTCTGCCCTTACCAATAACGCAGAAACCTCAACCTGCACCAGAAACATTAAAGGATGCTATTGTTGggattaaaaaggaaaaacctaaAACCTCCTTTGTGTGCACTTACTGCAGCAAAGCTTTCAGGGACAGCTACCATTTGAGGCGTCACGAGTCCTGCCACACAGGGATAAAGTTAGTGTCACGGCCAAAGAAAACTCCCACCACAATGGTGCCCCTTATCTCGACCATCGCTGGTGACAACAGCCGAAGTTCATTGGTTTCGACCATCGCAGGCATCCTGTCCACAGTCACTACGTCTTCCTCTGCCACCAACCCCAGCAGTAGCGCCGGTGCAACGGCTATGGCGGTCACTCCGACGGTCAAGAAGCCCAGCAAGCCCGTTAAGAAGAACCACGCTTGTGAGATGTGCGGAAAGGCCTTCAGGGATGTCTACCACCTCAACCGGCACAAGCTGTCCCACTCGGACGAAAAACCCTTTGAATGTCCAATTTGCAATCAGCGCTTCAAGAGGAAGGATCGCATGACCTACCACGTGAGGTCTCATGAAGGTGGCATCACGAAACCCTACACCTGTGGTGTTTGTGGAAAAGGCTTCTCGAGGTACCATGTAGAAAATCCCAGGCGAGCTCAAGTATTGGCTTTTCATAACCAAGAAGGGTTAAGCTATCATAGTGCGGGGCTAGGAGAACCAGACATCTTAGAAGATTG gccTGATCATTTAAGCTGTCACGTTAAACATGTTCACTCAACAGAGAGACCCTTCAAATGCCAA ACGTGCACTGCTGCCTTTGCCACCAAAGACAGACTGCGGACACACATGGTGCGCCATGAAGGAAAGGTATCGTGTAATATCTGTGGTAAACTTCTGAGTGCAGCATATATCACCAGCCACTTAAAGACACACGGGCAGAGCCAAAGTATCAACTGTAATACCTGTAAACAAGGCATCAATAAAA CATGCATGAGTGAAGAGACCAGCAATCagaagcagcaacagcagcagcaacagcagcagcaacaacaacagcagcagcagcaacaacaacaacaacagcaacagcagcagcagcagcaacagcagcagcagcagcaacatgtCACAAGTTGGCCGGGAAAGCAGGTAGAGACCCTGAGGTTGTGGGAAGAGGCCGTCAAAGCCAGgaagaaag ATATGGACTTTGAAGAACCAACAGTAACCC
- the SRSF1 gene encoding serine/arginine-rich splicing factor 1: MSGGGVIRGPAGNNDCRIYVGNLPPDIRTKDIEDVFYKYGAIRDIDLKNRRGGPPFAFVEFEDPRDAEDAVYGRDGYDYDGYRLRVEFPRSGRGTGRGGGGGGGGGAPRGRYGPPSRRSEYRVIVSGLPPSGSWQDLKDHMREAGDVCYADVFRDGTGVVEFVRKEDMTYAVRKLDNTKFRSHEGETAYIRVKVDGPRSPSYGRSRSRSRSRSRSRSRSNSRSRSYSPRRSRGSPRYSPRHSRSRSRT; encoded by the exons ATGTCCGGAGGGGGCGTGATCCGCGGCCCAGCCGGCAACAACGACTGCCGCATCTACGTGGGGAACCTGCCCCCCGACATCCGCACCAAGGACATCGAGGACGTTTTCTACAAGTACGGGGCCATCCGCGACATCGACCTCAAGAACCGCCGCGGGGGCCCGCCCTTCGCCTTCGTCGAGTTTGAGGACCCCAG GGACGCGGAGGACGCCGTGTACGGGCGGGATGGCTACGACTACGATGGGTATCGGCTCCGCGTGGAGTTCCCCCGGAGCGGCCGGGGCACCGGCAGaggcggcggcggtggcggcgggggAGGAGCCCCCCGGGGCAGGTACGGGCCCCCGTCCCGGCGCTCGGAGTACAGAGTGATCGTCTCGG GGCTGCCTCCAAGTGGGAGTTGGCAGGATTTAAAGGATCACATGCGTGAAGCAGGTGATGTATGTTATGCTGATGTTTTCCGAGATGGCACTGGTGTCGTGGAGTTTGTGCGGAAGGAAGATATGACCTACGCTGTGCGAAAACTGGATAACACTAAGTTTAGATCTCATGAG GGAGAAACTGCCTACATCCGTGTTAAAGTTGATGGCCCAAGAAGCCCAAGCTATGGAAGATCTCGGTCACGCAGCCGTAGTCGTAGCAGAAGCCGTAGTCGAAGCAACAGCAGAAGCCGCAGTTATTCCCCAAGAAGAAGCAGAGGATCTCCACGCTACTCTCCCCGCCACAGCAGATCCCGATCTCGTACATAA